A region from the Desmospora profundinema genome encodes:
- a CDS encoding DsbA family protein encodes MSKKNRNAKKQQAEARSERMKNLTMVTVIVLFLGLGIFALVQMFVGSNEEPEAAQVSEKIFEYEGQPVLGDPDAPVKIVEFGDFKCPACKQFKDQIYPQLKKDYIDQGKVAFYFVNNPFIGEDSMTAAIAAESVYQQDPDSYWPYFEALYDNQGNEQQVWATPELLVKLAKEETPEVDADQVKKDIENETYKEQVEKDRQIVGKAGVTSVPTLFVNGRKVEPQEAFQYNNLKNIIDQAIEEAQ; translated from the coding sequence ATGTCCAAAAAGAATAGAAACGCCAAGAAGCAACAGGCGGAAGCCCGGTCGGAACGAATGAAAAACCTGACGATGGTAACCGTGATTGTACTCTTCTTAGGGTTGGGTATATTCGCCTTGGTGCAAATGTTTGTAGGATCAAATGAAGAACCGGAGGCAGCTCAAGTTTCCGAAAAGATTTTCGAATATGAAGGCCAGCCGGTTTTGGGTGATCCGGATGCCCCGGTGAAGATTGTGGAGTTCGGCGATTTCAAATGCCCTGCCTGCAAACAATTTAAAGATCAGATTTATCCCCAATTGAAAAAAGATTATATCGATCAAGGTAAAGTAGCGTTTTACTTTGTCAATAATCCTTTTATCGGGGAAGATTCCATGACTGCGGCGATCGCGGCGGAATCCGTGTATCAGCAGGATCCGGACAGTTATTGGCCTTATTTTGAAGCGCTGTATGACAACCAGGGGAACGAACAACAAGTCTGGGCTACCCCGGAGCTCCTGGTGAAGCTGGCTAAAGAAGAGACACCGGAAGTGGATGCGGATCAGGTGAAGAAAGACATCGAGAATGAAACGTATAAAGAACAGGTGGAAAAGGATCGGCAGATTGTGGGGAAAGCCGGGGTTACCTCTGTTCCCACCTTGTTTGTCAATGGACGGAAGGTGGAACCGCAGGAAGCCTTCCAATACAATAATCTGAAAAACATCATCGACCAAGCGATCGAAGAAGCACAATAA
- a CDS encoding disulfide oxidoreductase — protein MAWVRRYHRYLAWLVSLVAVGGSLYFSEVMGYIPCELCWVQRIFMYPLAIMLGIATYLDDSRIIRYALPLSLTGGLVSVYHYMKQKMPGFDELAPCTQGVPCSGEYINWLGFITIPFLALIAFILISLLLWVGRNQVD, from the coding sequence ATGGCTTGGGTCCGAAGGTACCATCGATACCTGGCGTGGCTGGTGTCATTGGTTGCCGTGGGTGGCAGTCTGTACTTTAGCGAAGTAATGGGATATATCCCGTGCGAATTGTGCTGGGTGCAGCGGATCTTTATGTATCCATTGGCCATTATGTTGGGGATTGCGACGTATCTTGACGATTCCAGAATCATACGGTATGCTTTGCCTCTCAGTCTCACTGGGGGATTGGTCTCCGTCTACCATTATATGAAGCAAAAAATGCCGGGTTTTGATGAATTGGCCCCTTGTACTCAAGGAGTTCCCTGTAGCGGGGAATATATTAACTGGCTGGGTTTTATTACCATTCCGTTTCTTGCGTTAATCGCTTTTATCTTGATATCCCTGCTGTTATGGGTGGGGAGAAACCAAGTGGATTGA
- a CDS encoding Crp/Fnr family transcriptional regulator, translating to MRLHRGEILFRQGESGNLYRLEKGLIKVVRLQSDGSSLLFNLLVPGEFFPHHSLLSPHPYFATAIAVIPSEVTVVPADSWYQELEKNPHQYRQVALHLQTTLRSIQERMDWTTAPSSQRLTLLRQWFQHRFPAEPLEERLTQEEIGQLLGLTRETVNRLMRKSKEK from the coding sequence ATGAGACTGCATCGGGGAGAAATCTTGTTCCGCCAAGGAGAGAGCGGAAATCTGTACCGCTTGGAAAAAGGACTGATCAAAGTCGTCCGTCTCCAGTCCGACGGATCTTCCTTGTTGTTCAACCTGTTGGTACCGGGAGAGTTTTTCCCGCACCACTCGCTTTTGTCCCCCCATCCCTATTTTGCTACCGCCATTGCCGTGATCCCCAGTGAAGTGACCGTTGTCCCCGCAGATTCCTGGTATCAGGAACTGGAGAAAAACCCCCATCAATATCGCCAAGTGGCTCTTCATCTGCAAACCACCTTGCGTTCGATCCAGGAGCGGATGGATTGGACCACCGCTCCCAGTTCCCAGCGCCTCACGCTTCTGCGCCAGTGGTTCCAACACCGTTTTCCCGCCGAACCGCTGGAGGAACGGCTGACCCAGGAAGAAATAGGCCAGCTGCTGGGGTTGACCAGGGAAACGGTGAATCGGCTCATGCGAAAAAGCAAGGAAAAATAA
- the hmpA gene encoding NO-inducible flavohemoprotein: protein MLDAHTVKIIKSTAPILKERGTSITRRFYDRMFSRHPELYNQFNRANQQKGEQPEALAHFVYQAAEQIDRFPQLLPQIKQVAHKHRALEVKPEQYAIVGENLLWAIREELGEEARDEILQAWERVYQVIADVFIQVEKDLYRKAEGAVGGWAGFRRFVIADKVREHPEVTSFLLKPVDGRPLPVYQPGQYLTIRIQPPEEPYALNRHYSLSEAPRPDRFRISVKRVDADRGRPAGKVSNLLHEMNVGETLLASAPAGDFTLREGGRDAVTLISGGIGATPLMAMLQQVAEEGGVRPLLWIHACRDGGRHVFREEVEALTNAHPWIRPYYCYETPTHEDRQKGHFHHEGRIERSELREILPPCGDFYLCGPPGFVQTMMAFLLAEGIDSGTIHTEMFGPMKGYAQPLMSRLQAGIHRYKRRRRL from the coding sequence ATGTTGGATGCACATACGGTGAAAATCATCAAAAGCACTGCCCCGATTTTAAAGGAGCGGGGCACATCCATCACCCGGCGATTTTACGACCGGATGTTTTCCCGCCATCCTGAATTGTACAACCAATTTAACCGCGCAAACCAGCAAAAAGGTGAACAACCGGAGGCGCTGGCACATTTCGTATACCAAGCAGCGGAACAGATCGACCGTTTCCCCCAGTTGCTTCCCCAAATCAAGCAGGTTGCCCACAAACACCGGGCGTTGGAGGTGAAACCGGAACAATACGCCATCGTGGGTGAAAATCTGTTATGGGCGATCCGGGAAGAACTAGGCGAAGAAGCCCGTGACGAGATCCTGCAAGCGTGGGAACGAGTATACCAGGTGATCGCCGACGTTTTTATTCAGGTGGAGAAGGATCTATACCGAAAAGCCGAAGGGGCGGTTGGTGGGTGGGCGGGCTTTCGTCGCTTCGTCATCGCCGATAAGGTGAGGGAACACCCCGAAGTCACATCCTTCCTTCTGAAGCCTGTCGATGGAAGACCGTTGCCCGTCTACCAACCGGGTCAATATCTAACGATCCGGATTCAACCGCCGGAAGAACCTTATGCACTGAATCGGCATTACAGCTTGTCGGAAGCCCCCCGACCGGATCGCTTTCGAATCAGCGTAAAGCGGGTGGATGCAGACCGGGGACGGCCCGCAGGGAAAGTATCCAACCTTCTGCATGAAATGAATGTGGGAGAAACCCTTCTGGCATCCGCTCCTGCCGGTGATTTCACCTTGCGGGAGGGAGGCAGGGATGCCGTCACCTTGATCAGCGGCGGGATTGGAGCCACCCCCTTGATGGCGATGCTGCAGCAAGTGGCAGAAGAGGGCGGGGTACGCCCCCTTCTGTGGATCCATGCTTGCCGGGATGGGGGAAGACATGTCTTTCGGGAGGAAGTGGAAGCACTCACCAACGCACATCCCTGGATCCGTCCCTATTATTGCTATGAAACTCCCACCCATGAAGATCGACAGAAGGGCCACTTTCACCATGAAGGTCGGATCGAACGGTCTGAATTACGTGAGATCCTTCCTCCCTGCGGCGATTTTTATCTCTGTGGACCGCCTGGATTTGTCCAGACAATGATGGCGTTCCTTCTCGCGGAAGGAATCGATTCTGGGACGATTCATACGGAAATGTTCGGACCGATGAAGGGGTACGCGCAACCGTTGATGAGCCGATTACAAGCGGGCATCCACCGGTACAAGCGTCGCCGCCGATTATGA
- a CDS encoding ArsR/SmtB family transcription factor, translating to MKVMDWSAHEERYQVELEYSVLWEAALGVAVVTRPDIHHTLSYSATYWRQVEEKLPAPLKRELEVVQRHQTWKGLLFLLHQGRFTQLDEWLTFLNRLTEKDLRFRLLPYLGEEREPARYEAARGDRKSADRLVEHCEDHPFFPAYIRYVTREHGERLKCHLMEVLAGWYRHIVEPEEERIREVLARDVHVREEMRKRLTPEAFVHWVTDGVQVIPAPGVRRVLLIPQIVYRPWRIQADDRDTRIVYYPVDDESLDERRDPDRPRSLWIQVHKALADEKRLRTLRAVRRGVDTLPALSKELRLPKTTMHHHLTLLRSARLLTVDGNRYAIHPHTWAVCQEELEQYLGMGPSDVS from the coding sequence ATGAAGGTGATGGATTGGTCTGCCCACGAGGAACGATATCAAGTGGAATTGGAATATTCGGTGTTGTGGGAGGCGGCATTGGGGGTGGCGGTAGTAACGCGTCCGGATATTCACCATACCCTCTCCTATTCGGCAACCTATTGGCGTCAGGTGGAGGAAAAGCTTCCAGCTCCCTTAAAAAGAGAACTGGAAGTGGTCCAACGGCATCAGACGTGGAAAGGATTGCTGTTCCTTCTCCACCAAGGCCGCTTTACGCAGTTGGATGAATGGCTGACCTTTCTAAACCGATTGACGGAGAAGGATCTTCGGTTTCGGCTTCTCCCTTATCTGGGGGAAGAGCGGGAACCTGCCCGATACGAAGCCGCCCGGGGAGACCGGAAGAGCGCGGATCGGCTGGTGGAGCACTGTGAAGACCATCCTTTTTTTCCTGCATATATCCGTTATGTAACCCGTGAACACGGAGAACGGTTGAAATGCCATCTGATGGAAGTGCTGGCAGGGTGGTACCGTCATATAGTGGAACCGGAAGAAGAGCGGATCCGGGAAGTGCTGGCCCGTGATGTTCATGTTCGGGAGGAGATGAGGAAACGGTTGACCCCGGAAGCGTTTGTCCACTGGGTGACGGACGGGGTCCAAGTGATTCCGGCTCCAGGGGTGCGGCGGGTGCTGCTGATTCCTCAGATTGTCTACCGGCCGTGGCGGATTCAAGCCGACGACCGCGATACCCGGATTGTTTATTATCCCGTGGACGATGAGAGCCTGGACGAAAGACGGGACCCGGATCGCCCCCGGTCTCTGTGGATCCAGGTGCACAAGGCTCTGGCGGATGAAAAACGACTTCGGACCCTGCGTGCCGTCCGCCGGGGGGTGGACACTCTCCCGGCCCTGTCAAAAGAGCTGAGATTACCCAAAACGACGATGCACCATCATCTCACACTGTTGCGCTCCGCCCGTTTATTGACCGTGGATGGTAACCGTTATGCCATTCACCCTCACACTTGGGCTGTCTGCCAGGAGGAATTGGAACAATATCTTGGAATGGGTCCCTCGGATGTTTCATAA